One genomic region from Rosa rugosa chromosome 1, drRosRugo1.1, whole genome shotgun sequence encodes:
- the LOC133725232 gene encoding glyoxylate/hydroxypyruvate/pyruvate reductase 2KGR-like yields the protein MESIGVLMPIPMSPYLEQELEKRFNLLKLWTVPHKAQFIKDHATSIRAIVGNASAGADAELIDSLPKLEIVASFSVGIDKVDLKYCKEKGVRVTNTPDVLTDDVADIAIGLSLAVMRRLSESDRYVRSGLWKKGDYKLTTKFTGKIVGILGLGRIGKAVAKRAEAFSCPIAYFSRTEKPELKYKYYPTVVELASNCDVLVVACPLTEETRHIINREVIDALGPKGVLINIGRGHHVDEPELVSALLEGRLGGAGLDVYQNEPEVPEQLFGIENVVLLPHAGSDTTETCNAMADLVIRNLEAHFLNKPLLTPVV from the exons ATGGAGTCCATAGGTGTTCTCATGCCAATCCCAATGTCCCCCTACTTAGAACAAGAGCTCGAGAAGCGCTTCAACCTCTTGAAGCTCTGGACCGTCCCCCACAAGGCCCAGTTCATCAAGGACCACGCCACCTCCATCCGCGCCATCGTCGGAAACGCCTCCGCCGGAGCCGACGCCGAGCTGATCGACTCTCTGCCCAAGTTGGAGATAGTCGCTAGCTTCAGCGTTGGAATCGACAAGGTCGATTTGAAGTATTGCAAGGAAAAGGGTGTGAGGGTCACTAACACCCCCGACGTTTTGACCGATGACGTGGCCGACATTGCTATTGGGTTGTCGCTGGCCGTGATGCGGCGGCTGTCCGAGAGTGACCGGTATGTCAGGAGTGGGCTGTGGAAGAAGGGTGACTACAAATTGACCACAAag TTCACTGGAAAAATAGTTGGTATCCTTGGTTTGGGAAGAATCGGCAAAGCAGTTGCCAAGAGAGCTGAGGCTTTTAGCTGCCCCATTGCCTACTTTTCCAGAACAGAAAAACCAGAACTGAAGTACAAGTATTATCCTACTGTTGTGGAATTGGCCTCTAACTGTGATGTTCTAGTTGTTGCATGCCCACTTACTGAAGAAACCCGCCACATTATCAATCGTGAAGTCATTGATGCTTTGGGGCCAAAGGGTGTTCTCATTAACATTGGGAGGGGTCATCATGTTGATGAGCCTGAGTTGGTATCTGCACTGCTAGAAGGTCGATTAGGTGGAGCTGGCCTCGATGTGTATCAGAATGAACCAGAAGTACCAGAGCAGCTGTTTGGGATTGAAAATGTGGTGCTCCTGCCTCATGCAGGAAGTGACACTACAGAAACTTGCAATGCAATGGCTGACCTTGTTATTAGGAATCTTGAGGCTCACTTCTTGAACAAACCATTGCTAACACCTGTGGTTTAA